A DNA window from Neosynechococcus sphagnicola sy1 contains the following coding sequences:
- a CDS encoding glycosyltransferase produces MFGIPKEIHGFYRLCDCGILASRFQGESFPLTLIECIQTSTPVIATDVGEVKNIVTFRSDNSLVAGVLVAPEPNDTKFVGNLVSAMYKMLDRENHIAYVNAAKQIQNDFQIDKVTSQYDSVYNSLLERRAVKRVYGEQYNEFVSLLNRGE; encoded by the coding sequence ATTTTTGGGATACCAAAAGAAATTCATGGTTTTTATCGACTTTGTGATTGCGGTATACTCGCGTCAAGGTTTCAGGGTGAGTCATTTCCTCTAACTCTAATTGAATGTATTCAAACGAGTACACCCGTCATTGCTACCGACGTTGGAGAGGTAAAAAATATCGTAACCTTTAGGAGCGACAATAGTCTTGTCGCTGGAGTATTAGTTGCTCCTGAACCCAATGACACTAAGTTTGTGGGTAATTTAGTCTCTGCGATGTATAAGATGCTAGATCGTGAAAACCACATTGCTTATGTTAATGCGGCCAAGCAAATTCAAAATGATTTCCAAATAGATAAAGTCACGTCTCAATATGACTCTGTCTATAACAGTTTGTTAGAGCGAAGAGCTGTTAAAAGGGTTTATGGTGAGCAATACAATGAATTCGTTAGCCTACTAAACAGAGGTGAATGA